One Trichoplusia ni isolate ovarian cell line Hi5 chromosome 6, tn1, whole genome shotgun sequence DNA segment encodes these proteins:
- the LOC113495162 gene encoding transcription factor Adf-1-like, translating to MPRRIIFSDQITKRLIKEVRKRECLWNPDHDRYNDRYQMAKNWMEIAEHLQQPEERLRVKWKNLRDLFKKEIKKFGPVDAYTGRWRHFDMMKFISRSSGNVSKTNEGSDVETKAELNTDEEEYEFEVEDEQEPERNNEVEVYLDEAYEEDPIPDKRAKITTDEDYDVMFLKSLAPYFRQLDPIRKLVVRSRMQDMLLNEIAAQTSASHCQLKNS from the exons ATGCCTAGAAGAATTATATTTTCTGATCAAATTACAAAGAGACTTATAAAGGAAGTGAGGAAACGAGAATGCCTGTGGAATCCTGACCACGACCGTTACAACGACAGATATCAAATGGCTAAGAATTGGATGGAGATAGCGGAACACTTGCAACAGCCAG AAGAGCGTCTACGAGTGAAATGGAAGAATCTAAGAGACTTATTCAAGAAGGAAATCAAGAAGTTCGGCCCCGTCGATGCCTATACCGGCAGGTGGAGGCACTTCGACATGATGAAGTTCATCAGTCGGTCATCAGGCAACGTGTCCAAGACAAACGAAGGCAGCGACGTAGAAACTAAAGCGGAATTAAACACAGACGAAGAAGAATACGAATTCGAAGTGGAAGACGAGCAGGAACCAGAGAGGAACAATGAGGTGGAAGTGTATCTCGATGAAGCTTACGAGGAGGATCCCATTCCCGACAAGAGAGCGAAGATAACGACAGACGAGGACTACGATGTGATGTTTCTGAAGTCCCTCGCGCCATACTTCAGGCAACTCGACCCGATACGGAAGCTGGTGGTGAGGAGCAGGATGCAAGACATGCTGCTGAACGAGATAGCAGCACAAACGTCCGCCAGCCACTGCCAGTTAAAGAACAGCTAG